Genomic DNA from bacterium:
ATGGTTAATATGGGCAATTGGAAAGTTCACAGTCTTTCCGACAGGTGGACTATTGTCACCGATGATGGCAGCTTGTCGGCTCATTATGAGCATACAGTTGCTATCAGCCGTGATGGAGCGGTCATACTGACGACAGAGGATGAAACGTAAGCTAGTACGCTAATTCTTTAAATTTAGATAGCCGCAAAATAATTCACGGAGGTTTTATGCCCAAACCGAAAACATCAGATAAAGAACGTGGGATCCAGGTCGAAGGCAGGGTGACGGAGAAGCTTCCGAACGCAATGTTTCGAGTGGAATTGGAGAATGGACATCTTGTTTTAGGCTACGTAGGTGGCAAGATGCGAATGAATTTCATTCGAATTCTCGAAGGCGATCGAGTGTTGATAGAGCTGTCGCCTTATGACCTGACACGCGGTCGGATCATCTATCGGTATAAATAGCTCAGGACTGAAAAGATTATGCTGCTTGTTAGGGTATAATATCAAACCTTAGTGAGTAGTGACTTCAGTGCGTGAGCTTGAAGTTGATAATGAGTTCGAAATGGCGACAGCAAGGGCGGACAACCGGCTGTCAGGGGTCAGCAATCAGATAATCTGAAGATTGACCCCTGACCGTTAAAGTCCCCCGTAAGGTTCCCCGTGTCTCTGAAAGTCAATTTATGGCCGACAGAGTTACGCTGAGGAGGAGTGGAAACGTGAAAGTCCGAGCATCGGTTAAACGAATGTGCGATAAGTGCATCATAATTAAGCGCAAGGGTGTTGTGAGAGTTCTTTGTATCAACCCCAAGCATAAGCAGCGACAAGGCTAGGTAGGGAAGTTATACTTCTCTAAGTAGGAGGAAGCGATTTGGCGCGTATATCTGGCGTGGACTTACCACGTGACAAAAAAGTTGAATTCGCTCTGCCATATATCTTCGGAGTCGGCTT
This window encodes:
- the infA gene encoding translation initiation factor IF-1, which gives rise to MPKPKTSDKERGIQVEGRVTEKLPNAMFRVELENGHLVLGYVGGKMRMNFIRILEGDRVLIELSPYDLTRGRIIYRYK
- the rpmJ gene encoding 50S ribosomal protein L36, producing MKVRASVKRMCDKCIIIKRKGVVRVLCINPKHKQRQG